In Chitinophaga nivalis, a single genomic region encodes these proteins:
- a CDS encoding efflux RND transporter periplasmic adaptor subunit has protein sequence MERKQFIKAAGWMALVPALLLAACQDTDKKPATEVAPAATFTCPMHPQIVQHKPGTCPICGMDLVPFDKNNKELALTLGESQLALANITTTTIGAGVLSNFKQLNGRLAVDPANTAVISSRVAGRMEVMYIKETGVKVSKGQPLYKIYSEQLAALQQEYLLAAAQVKQFPEDARFKQIAAAARQKLALYDQSPAQIDQLLQSQKVNPYVTYPATVSGVVSELSAAEGQYVAEGGAVMRLEGYQQLWVEADVYPAEAAAVHTGQVVKVVVAGWENEPQQMTIQFINPALQSGSQLMQLRGTVANADSRWQPGMQANILLPLKSSGEALSLPVDAVIRDGKGTHVWVEKSKGKFEPRKVTTGMENADAVEITSGLEAGDKVVITGAYLLYSEYILKKGVNPMAATGGHQHG, from the coding sequence ATGGAAAGAAAACAATTTATCAAAGCTGCAGGGTGGATGGCATTGGTGCCGGCATTGTTACTGGCTGCCTGCCAGGATACAGATAAAAAACCGGCAACGGAAGTCGCACCGGCAGCTACTTTCACCTGTCCTATGCACCCACAGATCGTACAGCATAAACCGGGTACCTGCCCTATCTGCGGCATGGACCTGGTGCCTTTCGATAAGAATAATAAAGAGCTGGCACTCACTTTAGGAGAAAGTCAGCTGGCACTGGCGAATATTACTACTACGACTATCGGGGCAGGGGTGCTCTCCAATTTTAAACAACTGAATGGACGCCTGGCTGTTGATCCGGCCAATACAGCGGTTATTTCCAGCCGGGTGGCCGGCCGTATGGAAGTGATGTATATCAAAGAAACAGGTGTAAAAGTCAGCAAAGGCCAACCATTATATAAAATTTATTCGGAGCAGCTGGCAGCACTGCAGCAGGAGTACCTGCTGGCGGCGGCACAGGTGAAACAGTTTCCGGAGGATGCCCGCTTTAAACAAATTGCGGCGGCGGCCCGTCAGAAGCTGGCCCTGTATGATCAATCACCTGCACAGATAGATCAGCTGTTGCAGTCACAAAAAGTGAATCCTTATGTGACCTATCCGGCAACAGTGAGTGGTGTGGTATCGGAGCTGTCTGCCGCAGAAGGGCAATATGTGGCAGAAGGTGGCGCTGTGATGCGGCTGGAAGGCTACCAGCAATTATGGGTGGAAGCAGATGTGTATCCGGCGGAAGCCGCAGCCGTACATACCGGACAAGTGGTGAAGGTAGTGGTGGCCGGATGGGAAAATGAACCGCAGCAGATGACCATACAGTTTATTAACCCGGCTTTGCAAAGCGGCAGTCAGCTGATGCAGTTGCGGGGAACCGTTGCGAATGCGGACAGCCGCTGGCAGCCAGGTATGCAGGCAAATATACTGTTACCGCTGAAAAGCAGCGGGGAAGCACTGAGCCTGCCGGTAGATGCCGTGATCCGGGATGGCAAAGGCACGCATGTGTGGGTGGAAAAATCCAAGGGTAAGTTTGAGCCCCGTAAGGTGACCACCGGTATGGAAAACGCGGATGCGGTAGAAATTACGTCCGGACTGGAAGCCGGGGATAAAGTAGTGATTACCGGCGCCTATTTGTTGTACAGTGAGTATATCCTGAAGAAAGGTGTTAATCCGATGGCAGCAACAGGTGGTCATCAACACGGATAA
- a CDS encoding PepSY domain-containing protein encodes MAKSKHYYIRQSHRYLGLLLGIQFLLWTIGGLYFSWSNMDEIHGDFQKRPAAPLPVSAALVSPSVPLTHIREQGTADTIMAIQLIRILDKPYYQIKGKGKSYLADAITGNLRPALTQTEAVEVATQHFNGAPAITAVEYLTSTNGHHEYREGALPAYAVTFGHRSGTTVYVSAALGTVQKFRNNKWRMFDFLWMLHTMDYQGRDNFGNLLLRLFSIFGLVTVVSGFILYGMSSRLFKKRKPLKRPVTAS; translated from the coding sequence ATGGCTAAGAGCAAACATTATTATATCCGTCAATCACACCGTTATCTGGGCCTGCTGCTGGGCATCCAGTTTCTGCTGTGGACCATTGGCGGCCTGTATTTCAGCTGGAGCAATATGGATGAAATACATGGTGATTTTCAAAAACGGCCGGCAGCACCCTTACCGGTATCTGCTGCACTTGTTTCTCCTTCGGTACCGCTGACGCATATACGGGAACAGGGTACTGCAGATACCATCATGGCCATACAACTGATCCGGATACTGGATAAACCCTATTATCAGATCAAGGGAAAAGGGAAATCCTACCTGGCAGATGCGATTACCGGTAACCTCCGGCCTGCACTTACACAAACGGAGGCGGTGGAGGTGGCCACACAACATTTTAACGGTGCACCGGCGATTACGGCTGTGGAATACCTGACCAGCACCAACGGGCATCATGAATACCGCGAAGGCGCTTTGCCTGCCTATGCGGTTACCTTCGGGCATCGTTCCGGTACGACGGTATATGTATCGGCAGCGTTGGGAACCGTGCAGAAATTCCGGAATAATAAATGGCGGATGTTCGATTTCCTGTGGATGTTGCACACCATGGACTACCAGGGGAGAGATAACTTTGGCAATCTCTTGTTGCGGTTATTTTCCATTTTTGGACTGGTAACTGTGGTGTCCGGATTCATATTGTATGGGATGAGCTCCCGGTTATTTAAAAAACGAAAACCGCTCAAACGACCGGTTACTGCTTCATAG
- a CDS encoding DUF3347 domain-containing protein codes for MIKKWMTGIGLLLVTFFWMACGNGNDSTNNKATTDSAAAAPQQDTVSVTPVAGVVLKEDALNAIYIHYMRLTDALTAGEVAAARIAGSAIEAGAANIPGGAGLARTAAGIMAAGDIETQRTAFAALSEDFIALVKKSGLQRGTLYVDFCPMAMNDKGAYWLSANKVISNPYFGAEMLTCGEVKTTIQ; via the coding sequence ATGATAAAAAAATGGATGACGGGAATAGGGTTACTGCTGGTTACCTTTTTCTGGATGGCATGTGGTAACGGTAACGATAGTACGAATAATAAGGCAACGACCGACAGCGCTGCAGCTGCCCCACAGCAAGATACGGTGTCAGTTACACCGGTAGCAGGGGTGGTGTTGAAAGAAGATGCACTGAATGCCATTTATATACATTATATGCGGCTGACAGATGCCCTGACAGCTGGTGAAGTAGCCGCAGCCAGAATTGCCGGCAGTGCCATCGAAGCCGGTGCTGCCAATATACCCGGTGGCGCCGGGCTGGCCCGTACAGCCGCCGGTATTATGGCGGCAGGGGATATTGAAACACAACGAACCGCTTTTGCTGCATTGAGTGAAGATTTTATTGCGCTGGTGAAAAAGTCGGGTTTGCAACGGGGCACCCTCTATGTGGATTTTTGCCCGATGGCGATGAATGATAAAGGCGCTTACTGGCTGAGTGCCAATAAAGTCATCAGCAATCCTTATTTCGGAGCGGAGATGCTGACCTGTGGAGAAGTGAAAACAACGATTCAGTAA
- a CDS encoding heme-binding domain-containing protein — translation MRTLKIALSVAGILFLLIQLIRPEKNQQEPTPDRLDSIPPAVATLLKNACYDCHSNQTVYPWYAHIQPAGWFLAHHIRDGKAALNFDTFRQYTMKKQRSKLKSMKTQLTTGQMPLSSYTWLHPAATLTTAQRSRMIHWIDSLLAVK, via the coding sequence ATGCGGACCTTAAAAATTGCCTTGTCAGTTGCGGGCATACTTTTTTTGTTGATACAGCTGATCCGGCCGGAAAAAAATCAACAGGAACCTACGCCTGATCGGTTGGATAGCATACCACCGGCGGTAGCCACATTATTGAAAAATGCCTGTTATGACTGTCATAGCAACCAGACGGTATATCCCTGGTATGCGCACATTCAGCCGGCAGGATGGTTCCTGGCACATCATATCCGGGACGGAAAAGCAGCACTCAACTTTGATACTTTCCGGCAATACACCATGAAGAAACAACGGAGTAAACTGAAAAGTATGAAGACGCAGCTTACCACCGGGCAGATGCCGTTGTCATCCTACACCTGGCTGCATCCGGCGGCCACCCTTACAACGGCGCAGCGTAGCCGGATGATCCACTGGATCGATAGCCTGCTGGCCGTAAAATAA
- a CDS encoding TolC family protein, with product MKYITKYIMGLLFCVPVQLWAQQAPVIPLDSILQRIDRNNILLQSYGLKAESYKYSADAATAWMAPMVGAGTFMTPYPGQTIMDEKDKGSIMLQLEQDIPNPAKLRAKKQFIASQGNVELATRGITGNELKAQAKRLYFNWLVARQRIHVLQENEKIMVMMKQIEEVRYPYNQSQLSGVYKATAKIEENRNMIRMQEGTIAKARSWLNSLMNVPGNQAFDIDTTYRPVFEAAPSYDTAALAAVRQDVWKMNESIRSMQLNVVSMKQDKKPDFKVRFDHMSPLGGMMPKAFSAMGMVSIPIVPWASKMYRSGIKSMEYNVQAMEKERAAMLQETQGMLYGMQYEIQSMQQRITAMESKIIPALQHTLDAGFLNYQENKLAITNVIDAWEALTMMQSGILDEKLKLYEMIVDYEKQLYR from the coding sequence ATGAAGTACATCACTAAATATATCATGGGATTGCTGTTTTGTGTGCCGGTACAACTATGGGCGCAACAGGCGCCGGTAATACCGCTGGACAGCATCCTGCAACGGATAGACCGCAACAACATCCTGCTGCAGTCTTACGGACTAAAGGCCGAAAGCTACAAATACAGTGCAGATGCTGCCACCGCCTGGATGGCGCCGATGGTAGGGGCGGGAACTTTTATGACGCCTTATCCCGGCCAAACCATCATGGATGAAAAAGATAAAGGCAGCATCATGCTGCAGCTGGAACAGGACATTCCCAATCCTGCCAAACTACGGGCTAAAAAGCAATTCATTGCCTCGCAGGGGAATGTAGAACTGGCTACCCGCGGCATCACCGGCAATGAACTGAAAGCACAGGCAAAGCGCCTGTATTTCAACTGGCTGGTGGCACGGCAACGGATACACGTACTGCAGGAGAATGAAAAAATCATGGTGATGATGAAGCAGATCGAAGAAGTACGGTATCCCTATAACCAGTCGCAGCTGAGCGGTGTATACAAGGCCACGGCCAAAATAGAAGAGAACCGGAACATGATCCGGATGCAGGAAGGCACCATTGCCAAAGCACGGTCGTGGCTCAACAGCCTGATGAATGTACCCGGCAACCAGGCTTTTGATATTGACACCACTTACCGGCCGGTATTTGAAGCGGCGCCTTCCTATGATACGGCTGCGCTGGCGGCGGTACGGCAAGATGTGTGGAAGATGAACGAAAGCATTCGTTCCATGCAGCTGAATGTAGTGAGTATGAAGCAGGATAAGAAGCCGGATTTTAAAGTGCGTTTTGATCATATGTCGCCGCTGGGTGGCATGATGCCAAAGGCTTTCAGCGCCATGGGAATGGTGAGTATACCCATTGTGCCCTGGGCATCGAAGATGTACCGCTCCGGTATTAAATCCATGGAATACAATGTACAGGCAATGGAGAAAGAGCGGGCGGCGATGCTGCAGGAAACACAGGGAATGTTGTACGGTATGCAGTATGAAATACAATCTATGCAGCAACGTATTACAGCCATGGAAAGTAAAATTATTCCGGCGCTGCAACATACACTGGATGCCGGTTTCCTGAACTATCAGGAAAATAAGCTGGCCATCACCAATGTAATAGATGCCTGGGAAGCGCTCACTATGATGCAGTCTGGTATTCTGGATGAAAAATTGAAACTCTACGAAATGATAGTGGATTATGAGAAACAGTTATATCGTTAA
- a CDS encoding efflux RND transporter permease subunit, with amino-acid sequence MNWLKNIFKKSPQWISEEERLRVIGDSSKQVSRGVFFATVIIITSFLPVFMLTGQEGKLFHPLAYTKTFIMIVDALLVITLAPVLISFFMKGKFRPDHANPVNRFLERIYEPVIKGVLKWRKTTIAINVIALVVTIPLLKSLGSEFMPPLDEQSVLFMPVTLPDISNAEAKRILQVQDKIIKSVPEVEKVLGKAGRANTATDNSPISMIETIIMLKPTSQWREGKTKKDIIDELDAKLQIPGVVNGWTQPIINRINMLATGIRTDVGVKVYGQNLDTIAAVSERVRKALEGTAGVMDLYVEPVTGGKYLDISVRRGELARYGLSVDDINQTVETALGGAPVGNTIEGRQRFSISVRLAQDYRNSVEQIKRMPVMSAAMGEVPLSAVADVKFVDGPPMITSENAMLRGAVLFNVRGRDLGSTVKDAIDKMNAAQGILPQGYYLEWSGQYENLIRGQQTLLWIAPVVLTIIFFSLYFAFHSIREAFLSLITVPFALIGGAYMIYFWGVNLSVAVAVGFIALFGIAVETGIVMVIYLNDAMQQLVKQKGNSAATITREDLRVQVIYGAARRLRPKLMTVCVSLFGLVPVLWASGVGTDVMKPIVLPMIGGVLTSSTHILLVTPLIFLMTKEYELRKYGKLEIHEVHH; translated from the coding sequence ATGAACTGGCTGAAAAATATATTCAAAAAATCACCGCAGTGGATCAGTGAGGAAGAACGGCTACGGGTGATCGGCGACTCCAGCAAACAGGTATCCCGTGGTGTATTTTTTGCCACCGTGATCATCATCACTTCCTTTTTACCGGTATTTATGCTCACCGGACAGGAAGGGAAACTGTTTCACCCGCTCGCCTATACGAAAACATTTATCATGATCGTGGATGCGCTGCTGGTGATTACCCTGGCGCCGGTACTGATTTCCTTTTTTATGAAAGGTAAATTCCGGCCGGATCATGCGAACCCGGTCAACCGTTTCCTGGAAAGGATATATGAACCTGTGATCAAAGGGGTACTGAAATGGCGCAAAACCACCATCGCCATCAATGTGATTGCACTGGTGGTGACAATCCCTTTGCTGAAAAGCCTGGGCAGTGAGTTTATGCCGCCGCTGGATGAACAAAGCGTATTATTTATGCCGGTAACGTTACCGGATATCTCCAATGCAGAAGCCAAACGGATTTTACAGGTACAGGATAAAATCATTAAATCAGTACCGGAGGTAGAGAAGGTACTGGGGAAAGCCGGTCGCGCTAATACCGCTACCGATAACTCGCCCATCAGCATGATTGAAACCATCATTATGCTGAAGCCTACATCACAATGGAGAGAAGGTAAAACCAAGAAAGATATTATCGATGAACTGGACGCCAAATTACAGATTCCGGGTGTGGTAAACGGATGGACGCAACCCATCATCAACCGGATCAATATGCTGGCAACGGGTATTCGTACAGACGTGGGCGTGAAGGTATATGGTCAGAACCTGGATACTATTGCAGCGGTATCAGAACGGGTACGTAAGGCCCTGGAAGGTACCGCCGGCGTGATGGACCTGTACGTGGAACCGGTTACCGGCGGTAAATACCTGGATATATCCGTGCGCCGGGGAGAACTGGCCCGCTACGGATTGAGTGTAGACGATATCAATCAGACCGTAGAAACCGCCCTGGGTGGTGCGCCGGTAGGAAATACCATCGAAGGCCGCCAGCGTTTCTCCATCAGCGTACGACTGGCACAGGATTACCGCAACAGCGTAGAGCAGATCAAGCGCATGCCGGTGATGTCTGCCGCGATGGGAGAGGTGCCTTTATCAGCCGTAGCAGATGTAAAGTTTGTGGATGGCCCGCCGATGATTACGTCTGAAAATGCCATGCTGCGGGGCGCTGTATTATTCAATGTACGCGGTCGCGACCTGGGTAGTACCGTAAAAGATGCGATCGATAAAATGAATGCGGCGCAAGGCATCCTGCCACAAGGTTATTACCTGGAGTGGAGCGGGCAATACGAAAACCTGATCCGCGGTCAGCAAACCCTGTTGTGGATTGCGCCGGTAGTACTCACCATCATTTTCTTCTCGCTGTATTTCGCTTTCCATTCTATCCGCGAAGCATTCCTGAGTCTGATCACAGTGCCTTTTGCCCTGATTGGCGGCGCCTACATGATATACTTCTGGGGGGTGAACCTCTCAGTAGCCGTGGCAGTAGGTTTTATTGCCCTCTTTGGTATCGCCGTGGAAACGGGGATTGTGATGGTGATATACCTCAATGATGCGATGCAGCAGCTGGTGAAACAAAAAGGCAACAGCGCCGCTACCATTACCCGGGAAGACCTGCGGGTGCAGGTGATTTACGGCGCCGCGCGCCGACTGCGTCCTAAACTGATGACGGTGTGTGTATCGTTGTTCGGACTGGTACCGGTGTTATGGGCCAGCGGAGTAGGTACCGATGTGATGAAGCCCATTGTGTTGCCGATGATTGGCGGGGTATTGACCTCCTCCACACATATTCTGCTGGTAACACCACTGATCTTCTTGATGACGAAAGAATATGAATTACGCAAGTACGGAAAATTAGAGATCCATGAAGTACATCACTAA
- a CDS encoding efflux RND transporter periplasmic adaptor subunit: MRNSYIVNILLILLGGITGLAACKAGSNKHTPASEPAGKGADTVVRGAHKEQLPDSSITRLTQPVNARVIARMPVISPEGGSRIFSSVVNGVITYDTRNQTSIASRVGGRIERLLIKYNYQPVRKGQLIMEIYSPDLAAAQRELLYVAANGNQSDMLARARQRLSLLGMSGSGIDQVLKTRQIVYRIPVYSNSDGYILEKSAAASPVASPAAAPAAAGGGDGMSGMSGGSAPAAASGSAAAAPATTPVLLREGQYVSAGQSLFTVYGATNLVAEFAFPSQLAAHIRRGQKLLFYPATDNSQMQAGNIGLIEPVFRNGQNFMLGRVYLGQHTLRPGTLINASVPVVYTTGWWLPKKAVWRLGNKTIVFKQEQDVFIPVEVTSGVEAEDWIQLTDTVSGDWKVAANAAYLVDSESFIKTTHQVQ; this comes from the coding sequence ATGAGAAACAGTTATATCGTTAACATCCTGCTGATACTGTTGGGCGGTATAACCGGCCTGGCAGCCTGCAAAGCCGGCAGTAATAAACATACCCCTGCATCGGAGCCGGCAGGTAAAGGTGCCGATACCGTCGTGCGGGGCGCCCATAAAGAGCAGCTACCGGATAGCAGTATTACCCGGTTGACACAGCCGGTGAATGCCCGGGTCATCGCAAGGATGCCGGTTATTTCACCGGAAGGAGGCAGCCGTATTTTTTCTTCGGTAGTAAACGGGGTCATTACCTACGATACCCGCAACCAGACCAGTATTGCCAGCCGGGTAGGCGGGCGTATTGAAAGGTTGCTGATCAAGTATAATTATCAGCCGGTACGCAAGGGCCAGCTGATTATGGAAATCTATTCGCCCGACCTGGCGGCGGCACAACGGGAACTCCTATACGTAGCTGCCAATGGCAATCAATCCGATATGCTGGCACGTGCCCGGCAACGCTTGTCGTTACTGGGAATGTCGGGCAGTGGTATCGACCAGGTATTGAAAACCCGACAGATTGTATACCGCATACCGGTATATAGTAACAGTGACGGCTATATCCTGGAGAAGAGTGCCGCTGCTTCACCTGTGGCGAGTCCTGCGGCTGCTCCGGCTGCTGCTGGCGGCGGAGATGGCATGTCGGGTATGAGTGGTGGCAGTGCACCGGCCGCTGCATCGGGTAGTGCTGCAGCGGCACCGGCAACTACGCCTGTACTGTTGCGCGAAGGGCAATATGTGAGCGCGGGGCAATCATTGTTTACCGTGTATGGCGCTACCAACCTGGTTGCAGAATTTGCTTTTCCGTCGCAACTGGCGGCGCATATCCGGCGCGGACAAAAACTCCTCTTTTATCCGGCAACAGACAATAGTCAGATGCAGGCCGGGAATATTGGTTTGATTGAACCGGTTTTCCGCAACGGACAAAACTTTATGCTGGGCAGGGTATACCTGGGACAGCACACCTTACGGCCCGGTACCCTGATCAATGCCAGCGTACCGGTAGTGTATACTACCGGCTGGTGGCTGCCTAAAAAAGCCGTGTGGCGCTTAGGCAACAAAACCATTGTATTTAAACAGGAACAGGATGTATTTATTCCGGTGGAAGTAACGTCCGGCGTGGAAGCAGAGGACTGGATACAACTCACGGATACCGTTTCCGGCGACTGGAAAGTGGCGGCCAATGCGGCTTATCTGGTAGACAGTGAAAGCTTTATCAAAACAACTCATCAAGTGCAATAA
- a CDS encoding DUF3347 domain-containing protein — protein MRTIITGVITLATFTFVACNSNNNATSHAGHGHDSTAAAAPAETPAETVNTVAPQFTNLDAKVAASWKTVVDSYLQLKNGLAADDDAAAAKAGKEMAAALAKLDKQLLTPEQAKVYQENEEDLLEHASHIGQNAGNIAHQREHFETMSEEVYVLVKAFGGGQPLYQDFCPMYNDNKGAYWLSEAKDVKNPYQGSKMSGCGIVKEMIR, from the coding sequence ATGAGAACTATTATCACAGGTGTTATCACCCTCGCCACTTTCACTTTTGTTGCCTGCAACAGCAACAACAACGCTACCAGCCATGCCGGGCATGGGCATGATTCAACAGCGGCGGCAGCGCCAGCTGAAACACCTGCCGAAACGGTGAACACGGTAGCCCCGCAATTTACCAACCTGGATGCCAAGGTGGCCGCTTCCTGGAAAACAGTCGTGGATAGCTATCTGCAACTTAAAAACGGTCTGGCAGCAGATGACGATGCTGCTGCTGCAAAGGCAGGGAAAGAAATGGCTGCGGCACTGGCAAAACTGGATAAACAATTGCTGACACCGGAGCAGGCAAAAGTATATCAGGAAAATGAAGAAGACCTGTTGGAACATGCTTCACATATCGGACAAAATGCCGGTAACATTGCACATCAACGGGAACATTTTGAAACCATGAGTGAAGAGGTATATGTGCTGGTAAAAGCCTTTGGTGGCGGCCAGCCTTTGTACCAGGACTTCTGCCCGATGTATAATGATAATAAAGGCGCTTACTGGCTGAGTGAAGCAAAGGACGTGAAAAATCCTTACCAGGGTAGTAAAATGTCTGGCTGCGGTATCGTGAAAGAGATGATCAGATAA